A section of the Oryza sativa Japonica Group chromosome 1, ASM3414082v1 genome encodes:
- the LOC4325718 gene encoding uncharacterized protein, which yields MSTPGAAWRRNGSRTLDAAATAPGRTLGVGAAAAAPSFGRGSFGHAVGLPPPPRSRGHGRGSVAAATTVPAFSIDGSVGGDFTSSIGPHASSQPWFDAAGGDPSSPGSWDQDVRPPGGFMSYFGNEAQNSHLVGAVIHMSPLNQAHNGSSPPEVEILHGNDSVRTEKRIMWTPDEDVRVMSAWLEHSTDFTCGADKGGVQYWGEVVETYNKTTPPLRRRNAKQCKDRWNKINKWTDLFECAYAKARRVFTSGYSAEMWLDAAHKFYVDDNKECKDVVGPYMLTEVWKICRDVPKWKTYNENLKNARKRKAFHLEGESEENEDTCDQMPQRPIGQKAAKKAALAAKNGKLKGSSSSDDGHSKDSPIELDKFDRYSKF from the exons ATGTCCACGCCCGGCGCAGCTTGGAGAAGGAATGGATCGAGGACATtggatgcggcggcgacggccccAGGCCGAACCCTAGGtgtcggggcggcggcggcggctccctcatTCGGTCGGGGTTCTTTTGGTCACGCTGTCGGGCTACCACCGCCGCCCCGTTCTCGCGGACACGGTCGCGGGTCAGTAGCGGCAGCGACGACCGTCCCGGCTTTCTCCATTGATGGTTCTGTCGGAGGTGACTTCACCAGCTCAATTGGTCCCCATGCATCGTCTCAACCTTGGTTTGATGCGGCCGGCGGTGATCCCTCATCTCCTGGATCATG GGACCAAGATGTACGTCCACCTGGTGGTTTCATGAGCTATTTTGGAAATGAAGCACAGAACTCTCATTTGGTTGGTGCAGTTATTCACATGAGTCCTCTGAATCAGGCACACAATGGTAGTTCACCGCCCGAAGTGGAAATATTACATGGCAATGACAGTGTTAGAACCGAGAAGAGGATCATGTGGACTCCGGACGAGGATGTTAGAGTGATGAGCGCTTGGTTAGAACATTCAACCGACTTTACCTGTGGTGCGGATAAGGGTGGTGTCCAATATTGGGGTGAGGTTGTCGAAACGTACAACAAAACTACCCCTCCACTTCGAAGAAGAAATGCGAAGCAATGCAAGGATAGATGGAACAAGATTAATAAATGGACAGACCTCTTTGAATGTGCTTACGCTAAGGCTCGTAGAGTATTTACAAGTGGATATTCGGCTGAAATGTGGCTTGATGCAGCACACAAGTTCTATGTGGATGACAACAAAGAATGCAAAGACGTGGTTGGACCTTATATGCTGACAGAGGTTTGGAAAATTTGCCGAGATGTGCCAAAGTGGAAAACATATAATGAAAACCTGAAGAATGCACGTAAAAGGAAAGCATTCCATCTGGAAGGAGAATCTGAGGAAAATGAGGACACTTGTGATCAGATGCCACAACGACCAATTGGTCAGAAGGCAGCTAAAAAGGCAGCTCTAGCTGCTAAAAATGGCAAGTTAAAGGGTTCCAGCAGTAGTGATGATGGTCACTCAAAGGATTCTCCTATTGAGCTAGACAAATTTGATAGATACAGTAAATTTTAG
- the LOC4325719 gene encoding uncharacterized protein, which translates to MASSLINLLLTEVAAIVSIVLLALLVVLSSYRRRSGHPALRLFVWAASTLFLPLVSYAVSAAAKWDAARVPLLLAWTVFLQMLRNTIDTARSSSSTIGNGSGSSKFRPSVEQLARMGWVAFLIVSSDGTAGSPQLTGVLLWLWVLSLAKLVHRLVAAELAKNSFAVGLNAYLISDYMKQLYGQDQGDHDVQAPPLLVMGEEKLQIEARPQGYRIGRTSPPPLCVDAGHVVTMDRICRLFSSGDPLVASNPQIKDTCLSFALFKLQLRRFVGCPIAEAGSRRSVAFVLDGLLGESHERVFRVIETELSFLADFLYSKLTVFYASGWWFPVLNSMLVFATWVSCLAAGGAIVHDMTCHGTTLASNYDNLREYLQNHDTVFHIIVGLDVLVTVSFIVAIVFTEGWEIATYVRSDWIKVSAICEYARRPSWRKSPWTRRNVGRVLPLKPMQRWDDRFGQTSILQLRPCYCGCVSRQVDRIAKSSATVPAAVKTAVVDTLRTNQGNLGNGVLSLQRNGVADKLAWACHHAGDERSVSEQILVWHVATRLLEIMRSEGAHGRHDDGDGDGGGDSDTVVVATRLSRYCAYLVALKPELLPDHPAWTEELYEGVVEEVSRVLARFAGAVVRYERAATCLGGSTNATLRKAAKLGRQLAEELGGDEELPWRVLADFWAELVVYLAPSENVTAHSKALRRGGEFITVLWALLGHAGIVSRPDTDV; encoded by the coding sequence ATGGCCAGCAGCCTCATCAACCTCCTCCTCACGGAGGTGGCGGCCATCGTCAGCAtcgtcctcctcgccctcctcgtcgtgcTCAGCtcctaccgccgccgctccggccaccCGGCGCTCCGCCTCTTCGTCTGGGCGGCCTCCACGCTCTTCCTCCCGCTCGTCTCCtacgccgtctccgccgccgccaagtgggacgccgcgcgcgtcccgctcctcctcgcctgGACCGTCTTCCTCCAGATGCTGCGCAACACCATCGACACCGCCCGCTCGTCCTCGTCCACGATCGgcaacggcagcggcagcagcaagtTCAGGCCCTCCGTCGAGCAGCTGGCGAGGATGGGCTGGGTGGCGTTCCTCATTGTCAGCAGCGACGGCACCGCCGGGAGCCCACAGCTCACCGGGGTGCTCCTGTGGCTGTGGGTGCTCAGCCTCGCCAAGCTCGTCCACCGCCTCGttgccgccgagctcgccaagAACTCGTTCGCCGTCGGCCTTAACGCCTACCTCATCTCCGACTACATGAAGCAGCTGTACGGGCAAGACCAAGGAGACCACGACGTGCAAGCTCCTCCGTTGTTGGTGATGGGCGAGGAGAAGCTGCAAATCGAGGCGAGGCCACAGGGGTACCGCATTGGCcggacatcgccgccgccattgtgCGTCGACGCCGGGCATGTGGTCACCATGGACCGGATATGCCGGCTGTTCTCCTCCGGCGATCCACTCGTCGCTTCTAACCCGCAGATCAAGGACACATGCCTCTCGTTCGCCCTGTTCAAGCTGCAGCTCCGGCGGTTCGTCGGGTGCCCCATCGCCGAGGCGGGCTCTCGCCGTTCGGTGGCGTTCGTGCTCGACGGCCTCCTCGGCGAGAGCCACGAGCGGGTGTTCCGGGTGATCGAGACCGAGCTGTCCTTCCTCGCCGACTTCCTCTACTCCAAGCTCACCGTCTTCTACGCGAGCGGGTGGTGGTTCCCGGTGCTCAACTCGATGCTCGTGTTCGCCACGTGGGTCagctgcctcgccgccggcggcgccatcgTGCACGACATGACGTGCCACGGCACGACGCTCGCCAGCAACTACGACAACCTGAGGGAGTACCTGCAGAACCACGACACCGTGTTCCACATCATCGTCGGCCTCGACGTGCTCGTCACCGTCTCcttcatcgtcgccatcgtgtTCACGGAGGGGTGGGAGATCGCTACCTACGTCCGCTCCGACTGGATCAAGGTGTCCGCCATCTGCGAGTACGCGCGCCGGCCGTCATGGCGCAAGTCGCCATGGACTCGCCGCAACGTCGGCCGAGTTCTCCCGCTCAAGCCAATGCAGCGCTGGGACGATCGGTTCGGGCAGACGTCCATCCTGCAGCTCCGTCCGTGCTACTGTGGCTGCGTCTCCCGGCAGGTTGACcggatcgccaagtcgtcggCCACTgtgccggcggcggtgaagacggCCGTCGTGGACACGCTAAGGACGAACCAAGGAAACCTGGGAAACGGCGTGCTCTCGTTGCAGCGGAACGGCGTCGCCGACAAGCTCGCCTGGGCGTGCCaccacgccggcgacgagagaaGCGTCTCCGAGCAGATCCTGGTATGGCATGTGGCGACCAGGCTTCTCGAGATCATGCGATCAGAAGGCGCTCACGGGAGACACGAcgacggagacggcgacggcggcggagacagCGACACGGTGGTCGTCGCGACACGGCTGTCGCGGTACTGCGCCTACCTGGTGGCGCTGAAGCCGGAGCTCCTGCCGGACCACCCGGCCTGGACGGAGGAGCTGTACGAGGGCGTGGTGGAGGAGGTGTCGAGGGTGCTCGCGCGGTTCGCAGGGGCGGTGGTGCGGTACGAGCGCGCGGCGACGTGCCTCGGCGGGAGCACGAACGCGACGCTGAGGAAGGCGGCCAAGCTCGGGCGGCAGCTggcggaggagctcggcggcgacgaggagttGCCCTGGAGGGTGCTTGCCGATTTCTGGGCGGAGCTCGTCGTCTACCTCGCGCCGTCGGAGAACGTCACGGCGCATTCCAAGGCGCTCCGCCGTGGCGGCGAGTTCATCACCGTGCTGTGGGCGTTGCTCGGCCACGCCGGCATTGTTAGCCGGCCGGACACTGACGTCTGA